The Cyprinus carpio isolate SPL01 chromosome B19, ASM1834038v1, whole genome shotgun sequence DNA window TcgtgtgtgtgttgctgtactCGCTCAGTGTTTGATTGgttgagtctgtgtgtgttttgtgtcagtGATGCGGCTGGGGAACTCGGCTGAAGCTCTGCAAGCAGCCAAACGCACCGTGCATCTGTCAGACTGTGTGCTGCGGCTCTGCATCACAGTGGCCCATTTGAACAGAGCCATGTATTTTGCCTGTGATAACGTACTGTGGGCCGGCAAAACAGGACTGCTGCCTGAACTGGACCAAAACAAATGGAGCCAGAGGTCCTTTAGGTGAGTGCtggattcatttgtttttatttttattttttttttgcaaaatgttctaaaatgttagcaaaatgaaatcattccaaaaatgtaatacaaacatatgtaatatacacacacacacacacacacatttatatatgtatgtatgtgtgtgtgtgtatgtatatctATCAGAACTGAGGGTGATCTATAGTAATTTCTAACTGTAATTCCCACCCTGTCCAGTTGGTGGCGAGTGTGCTCCAGGGTCTTTTGCTATGCCTTTGATTTCAGGCGAGTACCCTCTAGTGCAGTGAAAGAGAGGATCAGCTCCGCTTCGCTTGATCTGAGTGTCTACGGTGATCTATCACACCACATTAAAGAGCGCCAAAATGGcatttaatgtttgaattttctaataaaatggacagaatgtgaaaactgagactttgtttcatatcgaAAAGTAACAAGGCACAAAGCTTAGCCCGTTGAGGTTTATTGGATGGGAGGTTCATTCATCAACTGAAAATAGAATTGACTGGgtttagaaaagctagtgttagttttttcttttttttcttttctttttcttttttaaagaaaacaagcagtaaatgaatagagtgcaagtctaaaagtttttttttttaagaatggaaTTAGACTAGAGAGTACTAGatttagagggtcaaataaagatggatatattttttttttattttctgtttttattttaattttagttacatttgagtacttttgtgtttttgtcattttaaatgtatgtatagtTTTAGGTATTTTAGATCAAGTGaaacttaatgaaaatgataaatgatggcaaaaaaaaaaaaacccaaattaaacatttttacaaattaaacatttttaatttcagaaaatcatcagatacttaatttttatttgttaaacattaactgaaataaaataaatattttattttggttcattttataaaattttgttatttatatggtTTTGGTTACCTGtaataacctatatatatatacacgcacgcatgcacacacacacacatatatatatatatatatatatatatatatatatatatatatatatatatatatatatatatatatatatatatatatattagtagaacgtaattttctgtaaagttgtatataaaatttatatcgtgaaaagcgttatacaaataaagttgaattgaatatatatatatatatatatatatatatatatatatatatatatatacacatacacatgtgtttgtgtgtgtttgtatataaatatatttgtttctttttctatttaattGATTTTGCATCAGCAATGTTcctggattttatttatttattgcatttgaatgtacatgtatttttatttatatggagatgattgcatttaattgaatgttttgaaCAACGCATGAAATTCGCAATCTAATAACCCGACTTTTTCTCACTTCCTGCTAACAGATACTACTTGTTCGCTCTCATCCTCAATCTAGCGCGAGACGTGTATGATATCCGTCTGCTGATGGACAGAGAGTCCCGCAGCAGTGCAGCTAAAAGCTTTAACTCCAGTCCGTCTCCCCTCACGCCGAGCCCAGAGAACGGAGGAGAGTTCCCTCTGACCCCGTGTCCTCTCCCAGCCCTCCCCGTGATCTCAGCCAGACTCAACCAGCAGATCCAGCTGCTGATCACGGTGCTGCGCAGCAACCCTCCGCTGCTCCTGGACCTGCTGAAGAACCTTTGTGACGTCTTCATCCCGCTGGACCGGCTGGGCCTGTACCCCACGGGCTCGGGCTTTGTGGGGGCCTGCGGCCTCACGTCCTCCGTCCTGTCCATCCTCACTATAGTTCACCCCTGGCTCAAACTCAAGCCCTGAGTCCCAGCATGAGAACTACCTGTGCTGAGGCTTTATTTCTGGAGAGAACCTCTCTTGAGCTTGCGTAGATAGCGGGAAGGAGAATGTCTGTCCTTCATTCCAGTTTAACTGCACATTCAAAACCGCTTCTCCTACGTGTGGAAAAACTAAAAGCAAGATCTGACCTATTCTAATTAAACCCAGTAATTTATGTCTGAAAATGTCCCAGTCTTGCTATGCAGCTATAATGCTGTAGTTTTCAGTGTGGGGTGTTCAGGTGTGCTTGTGATTCAGCACAGAACAACTTTCATGAAGAAATGTCAGGGTCagatttcaccccaaaatctgCATAAATGAAATGTAATGCAACAAATATGTGACCTTTACAAATGTACATTACAAttgaaataattgcattttagaaataataGTATAGCTTTGCTAGATTCAAAATGTCACAGGAAaagagtatacagtatatatcttaaACTGCAGCATTTTATTgaacattaagcatttttttttggtcaaacttGCTAATCAAACGTTGCACAAGGATACTGCTTAGAAATGTAATACTTTATCCAATAGATCCTTTTAAAGCCTATGTCTGTGTTTGAGGCTGTTTCTTGTTTTTCAATTACTGGAGTTGTGAACCTTTGCAATTTGTTACCAAACACATTTCAAATCTAGTAGTTTACATTTTTTGCAgtgattaataaattaacaactaAAAGGGATTTGGGGAATGGTTAAGAAGTACTATGTAatgaacttaatttaattaaactacaTCACTGACACAGAGCTATAatgcagattgttttttttttttttttttttgtatgtgtgtatacgtGACCTATCGAGTTTTACGTAACAACCATATTTTTGAAACTTCTTGAATGTTAATGCTATGCATCACTGGGGTTGCTGATGGTGACATGATGGAGCTGTGAAtctaattttgaaataaataatgccttgaattttattcTCTACTCTTGATTTTTCCTCATTTTCCATGTGCATTAATTGGGATCGCACTCATTTTATACAACGTCAGCAAATCGGAAAGCTCTGGAACTTTCTGTCAAGATTTAAGGTTATAAGGTTTATTTGTTATTCATCTGTTCACGTGCTGAATCACTCGATGTGTATTGTCCTGCAGCTCAACACTAGGGGGAAACACATCCCAACATTTACTACCGGAAACATGACCGTTTCAATAAAGCTTTTTCTTTCAGATAAGCAAATATGTTCAagtgaccagatttctgaaatcATATCCTAGGTCCGTGctcaaaatatgatttaaatctTAACTTTGATTATCTATGTATTAAAAAAGgggaacaatatattttttaattgttttggctCCCAATTAATATCTTAATTAATATACCTAATTATAGTGATGTTTGCAAACTGACCCATAGCTTTAGGCTAatacaattcaccaaaaatcagtatgaaaaactaaatagaaaCTACTGCAAATAGCAAACAGATCAAAACAGTATTACATCataacaaaattatgactttacaaaaacacacacaaaataaacaaatgagaacatgataaataaaactgtatttaaccataaaaaaaaaaaaaaaaaaaaacattttccaattATAGGCTATTCAACCTGTTCATTTTCAGACAGTGAAATTGATATAAGTAGGCCTATtccttattattttgcatttttggcACATTTTGAGGAAAACAGTATGTACTTTCTGCAAGTGTGATTGAGCAAGTGTGACTGTTGATTtagctttttcttctttttttttattcaatcatTCATATCTGAGGTGTAACTTTCAGgaacatttaaaattgtgtgCAAAACAATACCGAACacttaaaataatacacacaaacagtattactttaggtcccactttatattaggtggccttataCTTttcacttacatttaaattaattattttatacaatgcaCTTATTTAGTTTTTACGTTggacttatattaaaaaaaatacctgcatgtaattacatctaatttctgtaattacatttataattacacatcccttacaccttaatcCTACCTATACCACCacacctgtccctaaccttacccgtatcccccctcaatagcagcaaaaatattttgcaatacaatatgaatacaataagtacattgtacttatttttcgatgtaagtacatagtagttaaggccacctaatataaagtgggaccaattactcaccctcatgtcgttccaaaccatcTTTGggccacaaattaagatatttttgatgaaatccgagagcattctgaccctccatagaccgCAAGGATtcttacacgatcaaggctcagaaacatagcaaggagattgttaaaataatccatgtcaCATCAGTGGTTCGACTGTAactttatgaagctacaagaatacttttttgggggaaagaaaacaaaaataacgactttatttaaccattcatctcctctgcatcaccctatagcaccattttggagagtatcacatgtGTAAAcaatgtatgctgttctgtgtcagccgcatCGTACGCAAATACGCTGTTTACATTGTTTACGTTTTGATCTGAGCGTAAACAACGTATCCGCGtacatacaggtgcttctcaataaattagaatgtcgtggaaaagttcatttatttcagtaattcaactcaaattgtgaaacttgtgtattaaataaattcagtgcacacagactgaaagtaggtttaagtctttggtttcttttaattgtgatgattttggctcacatttcacaaaacccaccaatttcactatctcaacaaattagaaatacttcataaaaaaacatttgttagtgaaattgttggccttctggaaagtatgttcatttactgtacatgtactcaatacttggtaggggctccttttgcttgtTTAATTActtgcctcaattcggcgtggcatggagagTGATCagttgtggcactgctgaggtggtatggaagcccaggtttctttgactgtggccttcagctcatctgcatttttttggtctcatttctcattttcctcttgacaatacctcatagattctctctggggttcaggtctggtgagtttgctgtccagtcaagcacaccaacaccatggtcatttaaccaacttttggtgcttttggcagagtgggcaggtgccaaatcctgctggaaaaatgaaatcagcatcttcaaaaagctggtcagcagaaggaagcatgaattgctccaaaatttcttggtaaacgggtgcagtgactttggttttcaaaaaaacacaatggaccaacaccagcagaagacattgcaccccaaatcatcacagactgtggaaacttaacattggacttcaagcaacttgggctatgagcttctccacccttcctccagactctaggaccttggtttgcaaatgaaatacaaaacttgctctcatctgaaaagaggactttggaccactgggcaacagtccagttcttcttcttagcccaggtaagacgcctctgacgttgtctgtggctCAGGAgaggcttaacaagaggaatacgacaactgtagccaaattccttgacacgcctgtgtgtggtggctcttgatgccttgaccacagcctcagtccattccttgtgaagttcactcaaagtCTTGAATCGATTTCGCTTGACAATCCTTATAAGACTGCGGTTcactcggttggttgtgcatctttttcttccacactttttccttccactcaactttctgttgacatgcttggatacagcactctatgaacagccagcttctttggcaatgaatgtttgtgtcttaccctccctgtgaagggtgtcaatgattgtcttctggacaagtgttagatcagcagtcttccccatgattgtgtagcctagtgaaccaaactgagagaccattttgaaggctcaggaaacctttgcaggtgttttgagttgattaactgattggtatgtcaccatattctaatttgttgagatagtgaactggtggatttttgttaaatgtgagccaaaatcatcacaattaaaagaaccaaagacttaaactacttcagtctgtgtgcattgaatttatttaatacacgagtttcacaatttgagctcAATTACTGAAAtcaacttttccacaacatttattgagatgcacctgtacgtTGCATACATTGTTTATGCATGttatactctccaaaatggtgctagggTGACGATAAGTAGGATGAATGGTTGAATaaattcgttatttttgttttctttgcacacaaaaagtattctcgtagcttcataaaattacggttaaaccactgatgtcacatggattattttaacgacgTGCCTGTTATGTTTTTGGGCCTTGATcgtgttaattacattgctgtctatggaggatcagagagctctcggagctcatcaaaaatatcttaatttgtgttttgaagatgaacgaaagtcttacgggtttggaacgacaagagggtgagtaattaatgacagaattttcatttttgttgaactatccctttaaacctaaaaccaaaatgcgctCTTATCTTAGGACACCTTTGATGAACTTTTctgatccactttaaatgttgactactatagtACATACAGGTTCCATTCATACTATAAAGAACATATTAATAACTAAGGTTATTTAGtaattaaaacgtaaaaaaatatggattcaGAAAAACATACTAGTGTTTAATATGTTTAAGAATCACATGTGCATGGCTCTGTGGTTGTTTGTAATGCATGTTTAATTGCACAGATTGAGAGCGCAGGCTCCTGCTGTGAGTGAGTGTCGGTGGAGGTCTGTCCTCCTACTCTCTCAACACACTTACATCACACTGATTCACATGCTCTGTGTCACTCCCACATGGGTGCATTTGTTTGCCTTACCCCCaaccctctctctttctctcagtcaggctcaaaatcacttttaaTTATCCAGTACATGTACAATGTTTGCAAAATTGAGCAGCTGATTCTCAAGAGAGGCCATTGTTGGAGTAATAATAGGAAATGCTACACGTGCCTGTTGGGCTTTGTATTGATCTCGAATGTTTTCACTAGGACGCGAATTAGAGAAATGGTGAGCAGGATAGGGAAGGGTGAAGGTGGTCATCAACACCACCCACAGTCACCcacagcagatgctttcttaactcgCTCTCTTTATGTTTCAATCTACACCCTTTCTTATCAGGCAACTCTCTTTATACTGGAACATAAGCTATTCTTTTATTAGGCTCCCAAAATGTAGTAGTCATGGAAATATTAAATGGCTTTGTGGCAGTGGGGTCCAGGTCTGAGAGTAGTACTTTTCAGTGTGGTCTCATATGTTTGAACCCCACCAACAAAGATCTGGACACACACGGTGCTGCAGACAGTCACATTAAACCAGGACCTACACCACTTTTGAAAGAGACAGCGAGAGGATGAGTAATGTTTGGCGCGTCCCAACAGAGCGTGTCTCTTCATGAGTCTGTGCCAAGCTGAGCTTAATGCTGTGTTAATAGACAACTGATTGTCTCTGAACACGGACCCCACTGGAAGTCTTTCTTACATAAGCTCAGGTTTGAGCTCCAGACTAATCACATCATTGCCAAACAAAGTACAAAACACTGACTACTGTtgcaaactgaaatgaaaaggaTGATTTTGACAGTCATCGAAATACAAAAGCATGGACTTAAagctacaaaacattttttaattaattctataTGAATTTTAAGattatctatctgtctacctatctgtctgtctgtctgtctatctatctatctatctatctatctatctatctatctatctatctatctatctatctatctatctatctatctatctatctatctatctatctgtctatctatgtctgtctgtctgtctgtctatcatctttctgaatatctgtctatctatctatctatctatctatctatctatctatctatctatctgtctgtctgctattttatttcatttttgttatggAGGTTATGGAAttgataatacaataaaatattatattaatcagTTAGACAATGCTTTGCGATAATCCTTGCTTACTTCTTTACTTCCTTCCTTCTttacttccttccttccttctttacTTTCTTCCTTCCCTATACTTTCTTCTTCATTCCTTCCTTACTTATTTCCTTACTTCTTTCCTTCCTTACTTTGTTACttcttttccttccttccttgctttttacttccttcctttcttttttatgtCCTTCCTTCCTTGCTTACTTCTTTACCTCCTTCCTCAAttacttccttccttccttcttttttACTTCCTTCCTTGCTTTTTACTTCTTTCCTTGCTTTTTACTTCCTTCcttttttacttcctttttatgtccttccttccttctttttttcttccttttttacttCATTCTTTCCTTCTTTACTTTCTTCCTTACCTAtactttcttactttctttcttcattccTTCCTTACTTATTTCCTtacttctttccttccttccttttttatGTCCTTTCTTCCTACCTTCCTTCTATTTTAATTCCTTCATTTTTACTACcttccttctatctatctatctatctatctatctatctatctatctatctatctatctatctatctatctatctatctatctatctatctatctatctatctatctatctatctatctatctatctatctgtatctatccgtatctatctatctatctatctatctatctatctatctatctatctatctatctatctttctatctatctatctatctatctatctatctatctgtctatctgtctatctgtccgtccgtccgtccgtccgtccgtccgtccgtccatctatctatctatctatctatctatctatctatctatctatctatctatctatctatctatctatctatctatctatctatctatcgtctgtctgtctgtctgtctgtctgtctgtctgtctatctatctatctatctatctatctatctatctatctatctatctatctatctatctatctatctatctatcgtctgtctgtctgtctgtctgtctgtctatctatctatctatctatctatctatctatctatcgtctgtctgtctgtctgtctatctagttTCTTAGTTACTTTTATACTATTTGTGGGAAAAGGTGTGGgaacattaaatattgtttaaacacttttttgttcCTGTAAGGAATGTGGGAGTCACTGTCCTTCCCATGAGTATAACCTACCAGAGATTATTTTAGATGACGCACGTCTCTGACTGGACTTCCCCATCAAACACTGTATTGTATCAGGTTATATTATCTATCCTGCCTGAACAATAATCTGCCCTGAGGTCTTTGGTTTATCTTTTGTGGACAGCTGATTCATACAGAAAGTGTTTCAGTGTATGGATCATGTGTCTTTATATGCACACAATCCTATCAGATGTGTGCGGTGATTGGGATCTGCCCTCATGTTCTGTGCTGCCATATGAACCGGATACGGGGCTGCGGGGCTGATGGGATACGGGAGGATGGAGAGGCACGGCTCGCGGTTGACGTTCTGTCATCTCAATGCAGAAGATAAACAGAGCGCTGTGGCTTTATCAGGACACCATTGTGGAAAACTCTGAATGACAAAGGGGATGTGAGGTGAAGTGCACAGATATGAATACCTGCCATTCAACACATCAGGATACTGAAACTGTATCAACAGTATCTTGAAAAGGTCAACATGTCATGTTTATGGTTTATATAATGTAGTCTGTGCAGTTAAAATGGGGCATATAATCAAATTTTTATACAAAGGCCATTATATCCCATTCATTATATATAagttacttttcaaaagttttggatgcagtaagatttgtattttttagatttaaagaCAATATGTTCATTCAGTAACAATgaattaaattgaccaaaagtgacagtaaataaatttatagtgttataaaagatttctgtttcaaaaaatcATGATTATGCAAATCATTATCATAATCATGAAAAAGGTCACATTTTCCTcaattgttttcaacatggatgacaataagaaatgcttcttgaaaagcaaatcagtatatcagagtgatttctgaaggatcatgtgacactgaagactggagtaatgatgctgaaaatgaagctttatatcacaggaataaatgacattttaaaacatattcaaattgaaaaaaaaactatagtaatatttcaaatattactgtttgactgtattttttgatcacataaatgcagccttgatgagcatgagagattaaaaaaaataaaataaaaaaatataaaaaataactatactgTGGtgcaaagtatttatttatttttaagtaaaatcctttatgttttgacatttgtgaccctgtaccacaaaaccagtcataagggtcaatttctcaaaattgagaaaatctgaaagttgaataaataagctttccattgatgtgcgtttgttaggataagacaatatttgtttgagatacaactattttaaaatctgaaatctgagaacgcaaaaaaatctaaatattgagaaaatcacctttaaatttgtttaaatgaagttcttagcaatgcatattactaatcaaaaattaagttttaatatattgacagtaggaaatttacaaaatatcttcatggaacatgatctttacttaatatcctaatgatttttggcataaaagaaaaatctataattttgacccaaacaatgtatttttggctatgcTGCAAACATACCCcggcgacttaagactggttttgtggtctagggtcacatttGTGGTTTAGAAAGCTGCATATTTGTCATGTTTATCTTCCTCTTCTattctggtctttttttttttttttttttttttttataaagcagcAGCATCAAATGTCAGCTTTATCTCCATAGCAACACATTTTGGCCAGAAAAAGGGCATCAAGAAAGGATATCTGAGTGCATGAAGATTTTTATTAACCCCCCTCCCCCCAGTTCAGAATGGAAACAACTCCACAGAGATACAGTTGTCTCAAAGTACAATTGTCCCAAAAGTATTTCCACacttaaaatgtgcagtttgcaTATAACTGCATTacactctaataataataataataataataataataataataataataataataatagctgtgGAATTATGGACATGAAACTTTTaaatcagaaattgctagtaaattcaacaaattactaagaaacggcaagtaacattaaaataaaagtgacattttgaagtaattttttttttttcagaaggaaTCAAAATATCAAACTAAGTAGCATCTGCAAACAAAACATGCTGCATGCATTAACTGTGAACATCTTCTAAAGCCATTTTTGGGGCACATTTGAATTGCATAACATGACATGTTTAGACTGAAACGAAacaaaccttttaaaatgtttcctaCTGAATGGATTCAACCGCTAATGGTATAAACCAATGCTTTTATCAACACAACAAGCGTTTCACTTCATTTCCTGGACTACATCAGAGTCACTATGTGGAATATTTTCATTCCTATTTTTCCCACACGGTGAAATAAACTGCGGCTGAAACAGTCAGACACTTCTGAACTGTCCTCAGGTCTCTGTGCTGGCTGCGATCTGCAGTACAGTTCCCTCTGGGACTGAAGAAAGGGAGTGAAGACCAAATATGCCCAGCCCTGTTTGTCCTCCTGTCAGTGGGGAGTAAAAATACTGCAGCTACGTGCTGCCTGCCAAGCCTCCTTCTCCAGTGCAGCGTGTCCCACAATCCTCTGGGAGAGTCTGTGTACGGCTGGACGCAGTGTCTGCACTTCATAGAGCATAAACGGTCATGGAAACAGACagagctaaataaatacaaaatacagttaaaataatagttttcagcATATTATGCCAGGGTATTTTAATgaaccaaaactaaaaccattaaaaacttttttgttacttgaattaaaaaagggatgaaattaaatgaatataaagtcACTGCAGTTAATTGCCAAAGAAACCTTTCtctattttatttagattaactTTATGtccaaaataactgaaaataaaaattaaataaaaatttattaaaactacagatgtaaaaaaaaaaactaaatgacaaaaactagacattcaatttttttaaatgacaaccAAATTATagctaactaaaattaaaataaaaacaaaaaatataaatataaaccaattaaaaaaatggtgt harbors:
- the LOC109060273 gene encoding peroxisomal membrane protein 11B-like, with translation MMESWVRFSAQSQAKERVFRAAQYACTLLGYTLQKGGARVELLNTIKQLEAHMSLTRKLMRLGNSAEALQAAKRTVHLSDCVLRLCITVAHLNRAMYFACDNVLWAGKTGLLPELDQNKWSQRSFRYYLFALILNLARDVYDIRLLMDRESRSSAAKSFNSSPSPLTPSPENGGEFPLTPCPLPALPVISARLNQQIQLLITVLRSNPPLLLDLLKNLCDVFIPLDRLGLYPTGSGFVGACGLTSSVLSILTIVHPWLKLKP